The Helianthus annuus cultivar XRQ/B chromosome 15, HanXRQr2.0-SUNRISE, whole genome shotgun sequence genomic sequence ACTGATCATCCTCTCTCTTCCTCTTCCCCTCTTCAGAATTTTTCTTCGCCCTGCTCCTCACAACATCCAATGTGAGGGATAGTGATAGATCCACAACAGATCTATAGGTGGTTGGCTTAGAAGCCTTCACATTTCCTTTAATTTCAGGGGCCAAACCACCAATAAAACGCGCGATGCGCTTCGGCTCAGGGGTGACTAAATATGGTACCAACCTGGACATGGAATTGAAACTTGTCACATAAGAACTACAATCTAGATCCTTCATTACGAGAGTGAGAAAATCAGTCTCCACGCGCTctacttcatgttgaggacaatAAGTGTCCTTAACCAAATCGACAAACTTCTCCCAAGAAAGGTTATACAAATGGACTTTCCCTGTGGACTGTACGAGTGCCTTCCACCACGTAAGGGCATCGCCCTTAAAAGATTGGGAGACGAACATAACTACATCTTCCTTAGCGCAGCCGCTAATGTCTATCACCGtctccatctcatctagccactTCATACAATCTATAGCCCCTTTCTCTCCTGTAAAATCCCTCGGTTTACAGGaaacaaaatacttgtaggtacaaCCCTTGGTGTACCTAGGGGTCGGCTCAAGATCTATCTGTCTTTTGGGTATACTACCCTGGTTGGACGAATGCACTGACTCACTCTTCTTATGAGTGTGAGATTTAGAATGAGTTTTAGAGTGAGTTTGTGACCGAACGATACTCGGCTCCTTAAACTTAGCATCAACCGCTTGAGAGACTGCAGCGGTGATCATAGCTTGTAATTCTGCACCAGTAATGTTAATTCTGGTATTGCCCTGTGCTGGATGACTGTTTACTTCGTCGTAGCCAGCCATTTCTGAATGCTATAATATAGACAATAATAGTAATTTAAATTACATATAAGTTCATCGCATTGATGATTTATtggtcatggtattattaaaccatttaGACCATTTCAAAACATAACTAAATGTTTACATAATGCGTTATTCTACACATTACTAGACAGGGAAAAGATAGAAATTtcacaactgtcaatgtcataAAAGACATTTTATCTATCATTAAACTCGTTTCAAAGGACATTAAAATAGCTTAAAAGTTTATCACAAGAACGAGTTGAGATTCTAATTAATGATCTCAAAAATCAGTGATCTTTTAAGGTCTGAACCAAGTTCATTgcttttgacaagaagtttatgAATCGTACTTTCATTGTCATTTTACACCTTTGCTTAAAGCatgcatctcaaatggatgtcttGGTGTATTCATCACACTGATATTTTCTAGCCAGGATTCGTATTGATCATTTTCGCTTTATGTGACTTGGAAGGGTCCAAGTACCTTTTGGAAGCTTGTGTGGTTCCTCGCACCGCACAGCTAGGAATGTTAACATATTTTCAGATGTTAACTGAGATTTGCtatcttaaaaaggttgtaccatcatagccaattaatactttggctaggttatacctctaagagtttctttggcagatcaattatAATTTTGAAAGGAAATAACATGGTGTAATAAAATACACAATTAAAACCAAAGTTAAAACTTCATTACGAAGAAAACGAATACAatcgccctaaacgggacttaagAAAGACAAACTACCCGCGCAGGGGTATAAAAGAATgaaaataagtccacgcagggacttgatacaGAATTCAAACAACCACGCAGGGACATTATTACAATAaacaagaaacaaaaacaacCCTCTATTTCTTCTTCCCCTTGATAAGGTTGGCCAGGCCTTTCATGAAGCTAATATGCCTCTCCTTGTTCTTCTTGGTCTTCTGCTCAACCTTGTCCAACCTCTCCAAGATTTCCTGAttttgttgctgctgctgtagTTGCTGGGAAGGAGGTGGCTGATACGGAGGATACTGATAACCCTGAATAGGGTAGTCAGTTGGATGCATAGGAGGGTAAGAAGAAGGATAAAGGTGATGATACTGCGCAGCCGTAAGATATGGGTCATGAGTTCCATAGCCCAATGGATATCCCGACGGGTCTCCATAAGGATTGTACCCGGAAGAACCTGGGTACGTTGGAATTGGGTTATCAAATCCCACAGGTGGCATAGGTGGTGCATAAGAAGCTTGCGGAGGATCAGCCTCCGGTGCTGCATTTGAGGGCCCACCCATCTGAGGGTCCTCTGGAATAGGGGGATAGGAACTCAACCCTCGAGGAGAACTAAAACGGGGTCCTCCTCTAACGGACATGCGAGCGTTCCTCCTTCGCCTCGGAGGCTCGggaggtggttgtggtggctGCTGCGGTGGCTCCTCTAccgggagtggtggtggtgagacagCTTGAAGTTGAGGATCATCTAAAGGTGGTTGAGCCAGAGAGCTATGATAAGATGGAGTAAAGAACCAGTCATAGGTAGCTATCCTCTCTTGGAAGGAGTCGGGTCCATGATAAGGAGATCCCTGGAACGGAGACCCACTAGATATGCTGATAGGGTGGCCCGGGGTTCCTGTTTGCATCTCCGGGTCAGGGTCATCATCCATTTCCATTTCCTGAGAGAAATGGTCCTCAGGGCCCAATGGGTTATAGCCAAGGAAGTCGTTCACATAGTCGGCTGGGTTGAATTGTCTTGGAGAGTAGGGGGATTCAGAATGATGAAATGAATGAGATTGCAAAGAGTTATGCGGTGGGTATGATTCATGCGAATGGTGAGATTGGTCCAAATGGTGAGAGTGTTCGGGCTCATTTGGAGCAAATGGTCCGAAAGACGAATGAAAGGATGGCGAAGAGCTGAGCGAGACTGAGTGTCTTGCCGGCTCGAAGGGTTGACCCCACATATCGCGGGAGTCGGAGGTGGAAAAAGACGCCGATGGAGTGCGTCTGTGAGATGGTCCTGCAGATGACGGTCCTCCACGCATGGGACCCTTGCCACGTCCTCTTAGTCTCGGAGGCATGATGGTAAACTTCCTGTTGAAACAagtaaacaaaataaaacaaaacagaataaTAATAGCGAAGGAAATATAAAGATGCACcctaggtcatttgcctagactcgagagtctaaggaatgtgcttattgtgtcattgagattaaacacaaaaggttagtgtttaattcgctcaatgttggctctgataccaacctgtcacatcccaataattccacgtattaccggtgggcctggtggggagtatcgtgacgtagttgatatcatcattgtcaacatACACAAatatatagcacagcggaaggctgggaaataaactattacaaaccatactgtctgtcgatGTTCGAGTATAAGaataatacagactggaatgtaattagatccacaggcggatcataaagtacaaagaaacaaaaactacagactccgggtatctatgggatttgcaagatcctctacaacaccctatagctccagcctatttcgataagtacctgtcaattcaatctttaggaaaatacatcagtatacactggtaaatacaatttaactgactcgttttgaaagcgattaagaaaattggtttaaaatgcacaaggcacaaatcctttataacttgggacaatcttattaaaatcttgtatacagttttacatgtttgtcatacatgtggggccggtttaTAAGCCGGActtgattaactgactcaccacttatagaatccacagaggagttatccccaacttgtgggtaaattattatttagcatttgcatctgtcaggtgcatgcctgcacctcgtgcataggtcgtggccattaataacttaaatgagccaaggatatccaggacacggtcgttaaccctcaaatgtttatgttatcaaacaatacagattaaaacgggttatgcggatttattaaatcacaatccgacataataatcacatacccgaccaagcggtattaatataccgtatcccaagcccgtatagggaaaataagtcaaaagtatttacctgttgtagcagtaaattcctaaagttcttgaaagatactttttaccggaagctatgaatctgtatagaaggtttaattatctattaggatgctaacgggtctttacttaagtcaaagacttagaccgactagttagaaagaaaccttacggacctaaccggtagattaaacggaaaccgggatagaatgtgatttagacccgacaagcttgaatacttgtataatatgggtaaactaaacacattctggaaaatgaggttTTAATGACAAGGTTAAgtccgtttcggctattttacgtaaactagtcacgtaacccgatccgaacgcgtacatgcgtaacgggtaaccggacaagctataaacaggtcttaatcattattatgctcataatgtgttaatatatcagtagtatatcaacatttatgcccaaaaacaatttaaaccaaaataggtcccataagggtattttggtaattttgcaTAGGCTTTTAAGGGTTAAAAATAGAtttctgagtttaaaacattagcttactgtaatattatgtaaattagtttaaaacatcagtaggttatgagttttaaatgataaatatagttttgacccaaactaggcgctaaaaacgctaaatatgcgatttacaGGGCTAATATGataaaaataggaaatctgatattttggtcagtttataaggctcaaaataatacatttatcatttatgatcagtagcaaaaagtttggcttcaaaaagttatgtaaaactcattttatgcatggAAAGGGTAAAATCGGTAATTACCGAAACtaggctataatcctatgttaagttcagcttaaaataaataaaaatctttaaaaaatcccaaaatattatttaacatatgtaggtaaaaagtttggtgacaaaaatcgggtttagatgggccttatgctaattacgctttCTAATTAGTAAGAagtcccttaattacgctattgagcataactcccattctagacctcaaactgatgtcaaattttcgagacatgtctaaatatcagtagcaaaggtttgagttcattcacattgctaaaagTCTCTgttttatgcaaaaagggcgttttaggcattaatgagcataattacgatcaagagcataaattacaaacgattaggcaccatgcaatataacttcagagagttatactacaatgtaatatgttcctaatggaagcttaaaacatggaagaaataagcttgaatgggttagaactgaaagtcatagcaaaagtcaagcttttgcgactttcggttataatctgcccttagatgattaattgtcggattaggactgataaaacatgtttatatagtCATTACcgagtcattagaatgttatattataatttagaacctctggtttgttaattttaatcattttagtcaattctgtccagtttgactttttgtcaaactactttgacccgacatttaaccagtcaaacaagataattaggggacacccttttaggggttaatcacctatactaatatggtttcataaccactttcaatttgatcagtggttaagccacatgtaattaaaacaaaagtcaaactaaTTATACattaagtttgacttttaagtaattaaactaattaaacaacttaaaggagtaattagaagcttactaatggtcctagcaatcttttctacacttcaagTCCACTTGTTACTGCTGAGAGCTCCAGAGCAAGTCCCACAAGTGAAGTGTTTGCAATTGTGGTATGAGAGTTCAACCCAGTGGTCCTATTTATACTTGATCATTAGCTCTTGGATCAATCCCAGCTGTTATGGAaggccctaggatcaccccaggtgtcctagtggtttatTTTTACCGTCCAACAATCCATGGTATTGAAATTTACATGCTTAAGTCAGTTTAACAGCTTAACATACATCTGTCCAAAATTTCTGCCCAGCGACGATCTTACGGACCATAAGCTGGaagtcttgcggtccgtatccagctcttacggaccgtaagtcaaAACgtatgcggtccgtaaccgaactTAATTTGCAACGCCCAGTTAccatcttacggaccgtaagcttagggccatacggtccgtaaccgttgaCCAGAGGACAAaaaaattttataacttttatacaCTTCACCATGCATTTCTACTGTCCGAATCTTGACCCATAATTCAGTATAATAGTCCATATAACCAGTTCTGAATGCCCAATAACAATGCCATGCAATTGTGTTTCCTTGTACTTAAAGAAGTTGTCCAAACATGAAGGTTTGTCGGCTTTTCACATGAACTTCAAATTCTTGAATTGAATTATGAACTATTATTGGTAGCCGAGGTTTAACCTCCCTAATAGCCATTTATCAACGTGTCAATATAATTTGTAAAGCTTTCGGGAATTATCCATAAATGTCATTCAGAGGTAGACTTAACATGTTGACATGTTTAATTTCCGTAGCCTCATTTTTCATATGTATACACGAAATGGCTTCTTGTATTCAATTAACCTTTCGATTAAGAACAAATCTCCCACGAAGTGTCAatcagaggctcaagtttgggCATGTTGACCTTTTAAGTCCTTCACGAGAATACACTCGTTTAAGGTTCGGGACACGTGTCTATATATAactggacacgtttttacgtggtgttacaaatttcgtcccgaaattccgcagtggtagcttcagcctcagtagtggttgcattggttccgaataactggggatacttttctgtcatctggtcttcgcgttcccaggtgtactctgggccacgtttggagttccaacgaactcagacaagagggattctcttgtgtttgaggaccttaacatcccggtccgtgatttcaactggttcctcgacgaagtgcaactgttcgtcgatagtgagttctttcaaaggaattatgagggtctcatctgacaggcacttcttcagattcgacacgtgaaaaacattgtgaactgccccgagttcagctggtaggttcagtctgtaggctactgtgcctattctttctatgatctcgaacggcccgacataccgcggattgagtttgccccgtttgccaaaacgaaccacacccttccagggtgagactttaagtaaaacccggtccccgacctgaaattccaatggcttcctacgcttatccgcgtagcctttctgacggtcgcgtgctgccgccatgcgttgtcgtatttgtgcaatcttttccgtggtgtccactataagttctggacccgtgatctgactatcccccacctctgcccaacagagaggtgaccagctttacgcccgtataatgcctcgaatggagcggcttgaatgctggtgtgataactgttattgtacgagaactccaccaaagggagatgcttttcccagctgttgccgaaatcgatgacacatgcccgaagcatgtcttccaaagtttgaatcgtgcgctcagactgcccatctgtctgagggtgataagctgtgctcatatctaactgagagccaaaagctttgtgcatagcttgccatagttctgacgtgaatcgtgcatcgcgatccgaaatgatagaggtgggcaccccgttccttgagactacttctttcaagtatatgtctgctagcgTGGAAAACTTATCAGTTTCCTTGATAgctaagaaatgagcagacttggtgagtcgatccacgatcacccaaatagtatcgttcccgcgctgggatctaggtaggcttgtaacaaaatccatggaaatttcctcccatttccattgtggtatctttggttgctgaagtaagcctgctggtttctgatattctgccttgactcttgcacaggtcaagcatttactgacgtaggtagcgatgtgggccttcatgctagg encodes the following:
- the LOC110933664 gene encoding trithorax group protein osa-like, which gives rise to MARKVVDGGDMVEEGGGHEGGEEKREWKFTIMPPRLRGRGKGPMRGGPSSAGPSHRRTPSASFSTSDSRDMWGQPFEPARHSVSLSSSPSFHSSFGPFAPNEPEHSHHLDQSHHSHESYPPHNSLQSHSFHHSESPYSPRQFNPADYVNDFLGYNPLGPEDHFSQEMEMDDDPDPEMQTGTPGHPISISSGSPFQGSPYHGPDSFQERIATYDWFFTPSYHSSLAQPPLDDPQLQAVSPPPLPVEEPPQQPPQPPPEPPRRRRNARMSVRGGPRFSSPRGLSSYPPIPEDPQMGGPSNAAPEADPPQASYAPPMPPVGFDNPIPTYPGSSGYNPYGDPSGYPLGYGTHDPYLTAAQYHHLYPSSYPPMHPTDYPIQGYQYPPYQPPPSQQLQQQQQNQEILERLDKVEQKTKKNKERHISFMKGLANLIKGKKK